The following coding sequences lie in one Steroidobacter denitrificans genomic window:
- the dsbD gene encoding protein-disulfide reductase DsbD: MTRSLTRSLSQGLSCLLLYLAAMALLPPASAAEDFLQPEQAYRYAGRVDDGQLILTWTIEPGYYLYKSRMGIAATTPGAVLGEPRWPPGESHTDEFFGTQEIYRGTIEVPVALSFASTPPAMLELELKLQGCADAGLCYPPLKWKSTLDLDLAPRGAGPGTAAVAPPGNLRAGGARALFGRGPAGADDFLSPDEAFRFDAGIADADTLTLTWIIAAGYYLYRDQIQIESATPGILLSALRLPAGQPKHDDSYGDTEVYYGVLEATLPIVRTAGSGETLDLRLRYQGCAEDRLCYNPVVRTVALMLPPAVTAGSASIPAASTGALPAGPRSRLEPAMNELTFASRPSNDTASNAAAPAEQDRLASLIREGRLPIVLATFFGLGVLLSLTPCVLPMIPILSGIIVGQGGKVTPARGFSLALVYVQGMALTYAAAGAAFVLAFKQAPQAFFQQPWIIVVFAALFVALALAMFGAYDLQLPGALQTRLASISNRQKSGTWIGTFVMGALSALIVTACVAPAIIAALSVISQTGLIARGAGALYATGLGMGLPLLIVGASAGSLLPKAGPWMSSIKSLFGVLFLAVAIYLLNPLLPGGLVLLLWALLAVTTGFWILSLKSRDGTAVAAPVRGLGVIMLVYGILLLIGAASGGRDPLQPLDRLRGVDRSSTARELEFQRIKTLDDLQRAIRRAGAAGKSVMFDVYADWCISCKEMEKYTFTDPGVRAALAGVVLLQADVTANDGHDQALMQYLGIFGPPTIAFFGVDGVERKNFRLVGFVPAERFQRHVTSAFSG; encoded by the coding sequence TTGACCAGATCCTTGACCAGATCCTTGTCCCAAGGCTTGTCCTGCCTGCTGCTCTACCTCGCGGCCATGGCGCTCCTCCCGCCGGCTTCGGCCGCGGAGGATTTCCTGCAGCCCGAACAAGCCTATCGTTACGCCGGCCGGGTCGATGATGGACAGTTGATCCTCACCTGGACGATCGAGCCAGGCTACTATCTCTACAAAAGCCGCATGGGTATCGCCGCCACGACACCCGGCGCCGTACTGGGCGAGCCGCGCTGGCCCCCAGGCGAATCCCACACGGACGAGTTCTTCGGTACCCAGGAAATCTATCGCGGCACCATCGAGGTGCCCGTCGCGCTGTCGTTCGCATCCACCCCGCCGGCGATGCTGGAGTTGGAATTGAAGCTGCAAGGCTGCGCCGACGCCGGGCTGTGCTATCCGCCGCTGAAATGGAAAAGTACCCTCGATCTCGACCTCGCGCCCCGCGGCGCCGGGCCGGGTACCGCTGCTGTCGCCCCTCCAGGTAACCTGCGCGCGGGCGGCGCGCGGGCACTGTTCGGCCGCGGACCGGCAGGCGCCGACGACTTCCTGTCTCCCGATGAAGCCTTTCGCTTCGATGCGGGGATTGCCGACGCCGATACGCTCACTCTGACCTGGATCATCGCCGCGGGCTATTACCTTTACCGCGACCAGATCCAGATCGAAAGCGCCACCCCCGGCATCCTGTTGAGCGCGCTGCGGCTGCCCGCCGGCCAGCCCAAGCATGATGACTCCTATGGCGATACCGAGGTCTATTACGGCGTCCTCGAGGCCACCCTGCCCATCGTCCGCACCGCCGGCTCAGGAGAGACCCTGGACCTCCGGCTCCGCTATCAAGGCTGCGCCGAGGACCGGCTGTGCTACAACCCCGTCGTTCGCACCGTGGCGCTGATGTTGCCGCCGGCAGTCACGGCCGGGAGCGCATCCATCCCGGCCGCATCGACCGGTGCGCTTCCGGCCGGACCGCGCAGCCGGCTCGAACCGGCCATGAACGAACTCACCTTCGCTTCGCGCCCATCCAACGACACCGCGAGCAACGCCGCCGCGCCCGCCGAACAGGACCGGCTGGCCTCTCTGATACGCGAGGGCCGGCTGCCCATCGTGCTGGCGACATTCTTCGGCCTGGGCGTGCTGCTGTCGCTCACGCCTTGCGTGCTGCCCATGATTCCCATCCTGTCCGGCATCATCGTCGGCCAGGGCGGGAAAGTGACACCCGCCCGGGGTTTCTCGCTTGCCTTGGTCTATGTACAAGGCATGGCCCTGACCTATGCCGCGGCCGGCGCCGCCTTTGTTCTCGCCTTCAAGCAAGCGCCACAGGCATTTTTCCAACAGCCGTGGATCATCGTCGTTTTCGCGGCGTTGTTCGTGGCCTTGGCCCTGGCGATGTTCGGCGCCTACGATCTGCAGCTGCCCGGCGCACTGCAAACCCGGTTGGCGTCCATCAGCAATCGCCAGAAGTCCGGCACCTGGATCGGCACCTTCGTCATGGGCGCACTTTCGGCGCTCATCGTCACCGCCTGCGTCGCCCCCGCCATCATTGCCGCCCTGTCGGTCATCAGCCAGACCGGCCTGATCGCCCGTGGCGCCGGTGCGCTGTACGCCACCGGCCTGGGCATGGGACTGCCCCTGCTGATCGTCGGCGCCTCGGCCGGATCGCTGCTGCCCAAGGCCGGTCCCTGGATGAGCAGCATCAAGTCGCTGTTCGGCGTCTTGTTCCTGGCGGTCGCGATCTACCTGCTGAATCCGCTGCTACCGGGCGGGCTGGTGCTGCTGTTATGGGCGCTGCTGGCGGTCACGACGGGTTTCTGGATCCTCAGCCTGAAATCCCGCGACGGCACCGCGGTGGCCGCCCCCGTACGCGGGTTGGGCGTCATCATGCTTGTCTACGGCATCCTGCTGCTCATCGGCGCCGCTTCCGGCGGGCGCGATCCGTTGCAACCCCTCGATCGGCTACGCGGCGTCGATCGCAGCTCCACCGCCCGCGAACTGGAGTTCCAGCGGATCAAGACCCTGGACGACCTGCAGCGGGCGATCCGGCGCGCCGGTGCCGCAGGCAAGAGCGTCATGTTCGACGTTTATGCCGACTGGTGCATCTCCTGCAAGGAAATGGAGAAATACACCTTCACCGATCCCGGAGTCCGTGCCGCCCTGGCCGGCGTGGTATTGCTGCAGGCCGACGTCACCGCGAATGATGGGCACGATCAGGCGCTGATGCAGTATCTAGGCATTTTCGGTCCGCCTACGATCGCTTTTTTCGGCGTGGACGGCGTGGAGCGAAAAAATTTCCGGCTGGTAGGATTCGTTCCCGCGGAACGCTTCCAGCGCCATGTCACCTCGGCATTCTCCGGTTGA
- a CDS encoding TlpA family protein disulfide reductase produces the protein MKPLAYIAIASLAATAGFGLYRYALVPSHPPESQAIPFSGFQASPPGAAAQAAALAPGVPAELPDFTLADLEGIPRSIRSWPGKSMIVNFWATWCAPCRREIPLLNQLQQQHADTGFQVVGVAVDFHDDVLRYAQDIGIRYPILIGEQDGLDAVSRFGQGGLGFPFTVFTDRQHRIVMFHLGELHAEQAQILLDAVTQVDQGELTPAQARAAAARRLTALEARAARPDAPPL, from the coding sequence ATGAAACCACTTGCCTATATCGCCATCGCCTCGCTTGCCGCCACCGCCGGCTTCGGCCTCTACCGGTATGCCCTGGTGCCGTCTCACCCTCCGGAGAGCCAGGCCATCCCGTTTTCCGGCTTTCAGGCCTCGCCGCCCGGCGCCGCCGCGCAGGCTGCGGCGTTGGCGCCCGGAGTCCCGGCGGAATTGCCCGATTTCACGCTCGCCGACCTGGAAGGCATCCCACGCTCGATCAGGAGCTGGCCTGGAAAATCCATGATCGTGAATTTCTGGGCCACCTGGTGCGCCCCCTGCCGGCGGGAAATTCCCCTACTGAACCAGCTCCAGCAGCAGCATGCGGACACGGGCTTCCAGGTCGTGGGCGTCGCGGTCGATTTTCACGACGATGTCCTGCGCTATGCACAGGACATCGGTATCCGCTATCCCATCCTCATCGGCGAACAGGATGGCCTGGACGCCGTCAGCCGATTCGGTCAAGGCGGGCTCGGTTTTCCATTCACGGTCTTCACCGACCGGCAACACCGCATCGTGATGTTCCATCTCGGCGAGCTCCATGCCGAGCAGGCGCAGATACTGCTGGATGCGGTAACCCAGGTCGACCAGGGCGAGCTGACGCCCGCACAGGCACGCGCCGCGGCTGCTCGCCGGCTGACCGCCCTGGAGGCCCGGGCAGCTCGGCCGGACGCGCCACCGCTCTGA
- the aroQ gene encoding type II 3-dehydroquinate dehydratase, with translation MAHVLLLNGPNLNLLGSREPAKYGRATLPQIIARTTVLAAELGHRLSAFQSNAEAELIARIQAAPAEQIAFIIFNPAAFTHTSIALRDALLAVKIPFIEVHLSNVHARESFRHHSYFSDIALGTITGLGALGYELALHAAAQQLASMTEAAAPPQPARRPSSRGKSPR, from the coding sequence ATGGCCCATGTATTACTCCTCAACGGCCCCAATCTGAACCTGCTCGGCAGCCGCGAGCCGGCGAAGTACGGTCGTGCCACGCTGCCGCAGATCATCGCTCGCACGACCGTGCTGGCCGCGGAACTGGGCCATCGGCTGTCCGCCTTTCAGAGCAATGCGGAGGCGGAACTGATCGCCCGGATCCAGGCGGCGCCGGCCGAGCAGATCGCATTCATCATTTTCAATCCGGCGGCGTTCACGCATACCAGCATCGCGCTGCGCGATGCGCTGCTAGCGGTCAAGATTCCCTTCATCGAAGTACACCTGAGCAATGTGCATGCACGGGAATCGTTTCGGCATCATTCATATTTCTCGGACATCGCCCTGGGAACCATCACCGGCTTGGGTGCGCTGGGCTACGAACTGGCGCTGCATGCCGCGGCGCAGCAGCTTGCCTCGATGACCGAAGCCGCAGCGCCCCCGCAGCCCGCCCGGCGCCCCTCCAGCCGCGGCAAGTCGCCGAGATAA
- the accB gene encoding acetyl-CoA carboxylase biotin carboxyl carrier protein: protein MDIRKVKKLIELLEESGIAEIEIREGEESVRISRYSTSAAAQAPAYAYAAPPAPLAAAPPAAPAAAPPLAAKADHTVTAPMVGTYYSAAAPGAKPFVDLGSEVNVGDTLCIIEAMKMMNQIESDKAGRVTSVLVKNGDPVEFGQPLFTIE, encoded by the coding sequence ATGGATATACGCAAGGTAAAGAAGCTGATCGAGTTGCTGGAGGAATCGGGTATCGCGGAAATCGAGATTCGCGAGGGCGAGGAATCGGTACGCATCAGCCGCTATTCGACCAGTGCGGCCGCCCAGGCTCCGGCCTACGCATACGCCGCCCCGCCCGCGCCGCTTGCCGCAGCCCCGCCGGCAGCTCCGGCGGCCGCGCCGCCGCTTGCCGCGAAAGCCGATCACACCGTCACCGCACCCATGGTCGGTACCTACTATTCGGCCGCCGCGCCTGGCGCGAAGCCCTTCGTCGACCTCGGCAGCGAGGTCAATGTCGGGGATACGCTCTGCATCATCGAAGCCATGAAGATGATGAATCAGATCGAATCCGACAAGGCCGGCCGTGTCACTTCCGTACTCGTCAAGAACGGCGATCCGGTGGAATTCGGCCAGCCGCTGTTCACCATCGAATAA
- the accC gene encoding acetyl-CoA carboxylase biotin carboxylase subunit: protein MLEKVVIANRGEIALRILRACRELGIKTVAVHSTADFNLQHVLLADESVCIGPPASKDSYLNMPAIISAAEVTDSVAIHPGYGFLSENADFAERVEKSGFIFVGPKAETIRLMGDKVSAIRLMKAAGVPCVPGSGGPLGGEPDENFRIARELGYPVIIKAAGGGGGRGMRVVHSEATLLNAINVTQAEAAAAFGNPEVYMEKFLEKPRHIEIQVLADHYGNVVHLGERDCSLQRRHQKVIEEAPAPGISVKQRKSIGDRCIAACREVGYRGAGTLEFLYQDGEFYFIEMNTRVQVEHPVTEQITGIDIVKAQLRIAAGERLPWAQNDIVFRGHAIECRINAEDPNGFIPSPGPIKLFHAPGGPGIRIDSHLYSGYTVPPHYDSMIGKVIAYGEDRDTAIVRMKNALSEMVIEGIKTNIPLHQEIFNHAAFKAGGLDIHYLERRLGIK from the coding sequence ATGCTCGAAAAAGTAGTCATTGCCAACCGCGGGGAAATAGCGCTGCGCATCCTGCGCGCCTGCCGCGAACTCGGCATCAAGACAGTCGCGGTGCACTCCACCGCCGACTTCAACCTCCAGCACGTCCTGCTGGCGGATGAATCGGTATGCATCGGCCCGCCGGCCTCCAAGGACAGTTACTTGAACATGCCGGCGATCATCAGCGCGGCGGAAGTGACCGACTCCGTCGCCATCCATCCCGGCTACGGCTTTCTTTCCGAGAACGCCGATTTCGCCGAACGTGTCGAGAAAAGCGGCTTCATTTTCGTCGGTCCCAAAGCCGAAACGATCCGCCTGATGGGTGACAAGGTGTCCGCCATCCGCCTCATGAAGGCTGCCGGCGTGCCCTGCGTCCCCGGCTCGGGCGGCCCGCTCGGCGGCGAACCCGATGAGAATTTCCGTATTGCACGCGAGTTGGGCTATCCCGTCATCATCAAGGCCGCCGGCGGCGGCGGCGGGCGCGGCATGCGTGTGGTACACAGCGAAGCCACCTTGCTGAACGCCATCAATGTCACCCAGGCCGAGGCGGCGGCGGCCTTCGGCAATCCCGAGGTCTACATGGAGAAGTTCCTCGAAAAACCGCGCCATATCGAAATCCAGGTTCTCGCGGATCATTACGGCAACGTGGTGCATCTAGGCGAGCGCGACTGTTCGCTGCAGCGCCGCCATCAGAAGGTGATCGAGGAGGCTCCGGCGCCGGGCATCAGCGTGAAGCAACGCAAGTCGATCGGCGATCGCTGTATCGCCGCCTGCCGCGAAGTGGGCTATCGCGGTGCCGGCACCCTGGAATTCCTGTACCAGGACGGCGAATTCTATTTCATCGAAATGAATACGCGCGTGCAGGTCGAACATCCGGTCACCGAACAGATCACCGGCATCGACATCGTCAAGGCGCAGTTGCGCATCGCCGCGGGCGAGCGGCTGCCCTGGGCCCAGAACGATATCGTGTTTCGCGGTCATGCCATCGAATGCCGCATCAACGCCGAAGATCCGAACGGATTCATTCCCTCACCCGGTCCGATCAAGCTGTTCCATGCACCCGGGGGACCCGGCATACGCATCGACAGTCATCTCTACAGCGGCTACACCGTTCCACCTCACTACGATTCCATGATCGGCAAGGTGATCGCCTATGGCGAGGATCGCGATACGGCGATCGTGCGCATGAAGAACGCCCTGTCGGAAATGGTGATCGAGGGGATCAAGACCAACATCCCACTGCACCAGGAAATATTCAATCACGCTGCCTTCAAGGCCGGCGGATTGGATATCCACTACCTGGAACGCCGCTTGGGGATCAAGTAG
- the prmA gene encoding 50S ribosomal protein L11 methyltransferase, with translation MAFLQLSIDIGAAEPAPFEDALLAAGALSITLQDAADDPVLEPAPGTTPLWPCVRIQALFDEHCDAEALRLIIDIVQQGMRRDPEAARSADGVQMPHIRPRFEILADRAWEREWLKDFQPMRFGRRLWICPGGQRPPSENTATPACLVELDPGLAFGTGTHPTTALCLAWLDGAELHNQRIIDYGCGSGVLAIAALKLGARRAVAIDIDPQALLATRDNAERNAVDDRLSIHLAGTEAMEPADILLANILAEPLQALAATFAQRVVPGGRLVLSGLLHSQASAVARCYAPWFDLQPPVLQIPSCAETDAGPESNPGPDSGPDPWVRLDGTRRRSA, from the coding sequence ATGGCTTTCCTGCAACTCAGTATCGATATCGGCGCTGCGGAACCCGCGCCCTTCGAGGATGCGCTGCTGGCGGCCGGTGCCTTGTCCATCACCTTGCAGGACGCCGCCGACGATCCCGTGCTGGAGCCCGCTCCCGGCACGACTCCGCTGTGGCCCTGCGTGCGCATCCAGGCGCTGTTCGATGAGCACTGCGATGCCGAGGCACTGCGTCTCATCATCGACATCGTGCAGCAAGGCATGCGCCGGGATCCAGAAGCTGCCCGGTCCGCTGACGGGGTGCAGATGCCGCACATCCGCCCCCGTTTCGAGATCCTCGCCGATCGTGCCTGGGAGCGCGAATGGCTCAAGGATTTCCAGCCCATGCGCTTCGGCCGCCGGCTCTGGATCTGTCCCGGCGGCCAACGCCCCCCGTCCGAGAACACGGCGACGCCGGCCTGCCTGGTCGAACTCGACCCCGGCCTGGCCTTCGGCACCGGCACGCATCCTACGACGGCGCTCTGCCTGGCATGGCTCGATGGCGCCGAGCTGCATAATCAACGGATCATCGACTACGGCTGCGGATCGGGCGTACTGGCCATCGCCGCCCTGAAACTGGGTGCGCGCCGCGCCGTCGCCATCGATATCGATCCGCAGGCCTTGCTGGCGACACGGGACAATGCCGAGCGCAATGCCGTGGATGACCGGTTGAGCATCCATCTGGCGGGGACCGAAGCCATGGAGCCCGCCGATATCCTGCTGGCAAACATTCTTGCCGAACCACTCCAAGCGCTCGCCGCCACGTTCGCACAGCGGGTCGTTCCCGGGGGCAGACTGGTGCTCTCGGGACTGCTGCACAGTCAGGCGTCCGCCGTAGCACGCTGCTATGCGCCATGGTTCGACCTCCAGCCGCCGGTCCTGCAGATCCCGTCATGCGCAGAGACGGATGCCGGCCCAGAATCAAACCCCGGGCCAGATTCCGGACCGGATCCGTGGGTGCGCCTGGACGGCACCCGGCGCCGGAGCGCATGA
- a CDS encoding DUF3426 domain-containing protein, translating to MLTQCPQCRTTFRITREILRIADGQVRCGRCQTQFDALERLFEEQDDLDIPPGRLLRESGTPAPQEPDTPSFFRPSVASSPEALNDAAGSGADEVMDDVMDDAWADILSGGTDGALDNVLTDTWNDASRDPPDDASSDIRATDFEPEPIYEIEVDASHEEITLEGRRIEISGTYQVMDDTGRGRLEVREESFQEEWAEIDEPEPDAVESPSWPASDAAPAADATPAAEEDEDLLPAPRPRRSALRWKILFLPLILVLAAQVIHANRAVLARHPRLGPPLTGIYRLLSLDLQPEWDLHAYEVRQWGIVSDPATPGMLRVRASIRNLAGFPQPYPLLKLVLEDRWGEQVRARNFEPAEYLDPGIAPDRLLAPAQTANATIVIVDPGPDAEGFHFDVCLRGSAGPVCAADLPGR from the coding sequence ATGCTGACCCAGTGCCCCCAATGCCGCACGACATTTCGCATCACCCGCGAGATCCTGCGTATCGCCGATGGACAGGTGCGCTGCGGCCGTTGTCAGACTCAGTTCGACGCGCTGGAACGATTGTTCGAGGAACAGGACGATCTGGATATTCCGCCCGGCCGCTTGCTGCGCGAATCCGGCACACCCGCTCCCCAGGAGCCGGACACACCATCCTTCTTTCGCCCATCCGTCGCGTCATCGCCCGAGGCCCTGAATGACGCCGCCGGCAGCGGCGCGGACGAGGTCATGGACGACGTTATGGACGATGCCTGGGCCGATATCCTGAGCGGCGGCACAGACGGCGCCTTGGACAACGTCTTGACCGATACCTGGAACGACGCCTCGAGGGATCCTCCGGACGATGCTTCGAGCGATATTCGGGCCACGGACTTCGAACCGGAACCGATCTACGAAATCGAAGTCGATGCCTCGCATGAGGAAATCACCCTGGAAGGCCGCCGAATCGAAATCAGCGGTACCTATCAGGTGATGGACGATACCGGCCGCGGCAGACTGGAGGTGCGCGAAGAAAGCTTCCAGGAAGAATGGGCCGAGATCGACGAGCCGGAGCCTGACGCCGTGGAGAGTCCATCCTGGCCGGCAAGCGATGCCGCCCCGGCAGCCGATGCTACCCCGGCGGCCGAGGAGGACGAAGATCTCCTGCCGGCCCCCCGGCCCCGCCGCAGCGCCCTGCGGTGGAAAATCCTGTTTCTGCCGCTCATTCTGGTTCTGGCCGCGCAAGTGATTCACGCCAACCGCGCCGTGCTCGCACGCCATCCGCGCCTGGGGCCGCCGCTGACCGGGATTTATCGGCTCCTGAGCCTGGATCTGCAACCCGAATGGGATCTGCATGCCTATGAGGTGCGTCAGTGGGGCATCGTTTCCGACCCCGCAACACCCGGCATGCTCAGGGTGCGCGCCAGCATCCGCAACCTGGCCGGCTTCCCGCAGCCCTATCCTTTGTTGAAGCTGGTGCTGGAGGATCGCTGGGGCGAGCAGGTGCGTGCGCGCAACTTCGAACCCGCCGAATATCTCGATCCCGGCATTGCACCGGATCGCCTGCTCGCCCCCGCCCAAACCGCGAATGCCACGATCGTCATCGTCGATCCCGGACCGGATGCCGAAGGCTTTCACTTCGATGTATGTCTGCGCGGCTCCGCGGGACCGGTATGCGCGGCCGATCTTCCCGGGCGCTGA
- the dusB gene encoding tRNA dihydrouridine synthase DusB — protein MRIGPYELVNNLALAPMAGVTDLPFRLLCRRMGAGIAAGEMLTSATHLWRTPKSRRRMDRRGEAEPRIVQIVGGEPRMMAEAARRNVDTGAQIIDINMGCPAKKVCNKAAGSALMKDEALVRAILEAVVTAVDVPVTLKMRTGWDEANRNAVAIALMAEAIGVQALAVHGRTRACLYRGSAEYDTIRKVCRSVSIPVFANGDIDSPHKAKFVLEQTGAQGLMIGRAAQGRPWIFREIDTYLRTGVVLPEPSAAEVRDIMLAHLHDLHTFHGGAAGVRAARKHIDWYAKDRARTHVLRLAVMRAEDASGQLACAQAYFDALAAESAAQDRGGDRPGGH, from the coding sequence ATGCGTATCGGTCCCTACGAACTTGTCAACAACCTGGCGCTCGCCCCCATGGCGGGGGTGACCGACCTGCCGTTTCGGCTGTTGTGCCGCCGCATGGGCGCCGGCATTGCGGCGGGAGAAATGCTGACCTCCGCGACACATCTGTGGCGCACGCCGAAATCCCGCCGCCGCATGGATCGCCGTGGTGAGGCCGAGCCGCGTATCGTGCAGATCGTCGGCGGCGAACCGCGCATGATGGCCGAGGCGGCCAGACGCAATGTCGATACAGGCGCGCAGATCATCGACATCAATATGGGCTGTCCGGCAAAAAAAGTCTGTAACAAGGCGGCCGGCTCGGCGCTGATGAAAGATGAAGCGCTGGTGCGCGCAATCCTGGAAGCCGTGGTTACAGCGGTCGACGTGCCGGTGACCTTGAAGATGCGCACCGGCTGGGATGAGGCGAATCGCAACGCGGTCGCCATCGCTCTCATGGCCGAAGCGATCGGGGTTCAAGCCCTGGCCGTGCATGGGCGCACCCGCGCATGCCTGTATCGCGGCAGTGCCGAATACGACACGATCCGCAAAGTCTGTCGGAGCGTCTCCATTCCGGTTTTCGCCAATGGAGACATCGACTCCCCGCACAAAGCGAAGTTTGTACTTGAACAAACCGGCGCACAGGGCCTGATGATCGGCCGCGCCGCGCAAGGAAGACCATGGATTTTTCGCGAAATCGACACCTATCTACGTACCGGCGTCGTGCTTCCCGAACCTTCGGCGGCCGAAGTCCGTGATATCATGCTTGCACATTTACACGACCTGCACACCTTCCATGGAGGTGCTGCGGGCGTCCGAGCGGCGCGTAAACACATCGACTGGTATGCGAAAGACCGCGCCCGGACACATGTCTTGCGCCTTGCCGTGATGCGCGCGGAAGATGCATCCGGCCAACTGGCCTGCGCGCAAGCATATTTCGATGCACTGGCAGCAGAATCCGCGGCCCAGGACCGCGGCGGCGATCGTCCCGGCGGACATTAG
- the fis gene encoding DNA-binding transcriptional regulator Fis yields the protein MPLRAMTAEALEAYFATLNGHKPGQLYDLVLREVEEPLFKAVLDYAAGNQSRAAEILGISRGTLRKKLKTYGLTN from the coding sequence ATGCCGCTGCGGGCGATGACGGCGGAAGCACTCGAGGCTTATTTCGCGACACTCAACGGCCACAAACCGGGCCAACTCTACGATCTGGTGCTGCGCGAGGTCGAGGAGCCCCTGTTCAAGGCGGTGCTGGACTACGCGGCGGGCAATCAAAGCCGCGCAGCCGAAATCCTCGGCATCAGCCGCGGCACCCTGCGCAAGAAACTCAAGACTTACGGACTGACGAACTGA
- the purH gene encoding bifunctional phosphoribosylaminoimidazolecarboxamide formyltransferase/IMP cyclohydrolase encodes MTTPIRRALLSVSDKNGLLEFARSLHERGVTILSTGGTASLLESNGIPVTQVSSHTGFPEIMDGRVKTLHPRIHGGLLGRRRIDAEIMREHDIEPIDLLVVNLYPFAATIARPGCSFEEAIENIDIGGPAMVRAAAKNHDRVTVVVDPGDYAGVLDELTHNGEVSLASRKRLAAKAFAHTANYDTTVSDYLQRALQADGAGSASEFPAVLTLGFDKRIDLRYGENPHQAAAFYATRPASGAQTPGTGVGSARQLQGKALSYNNIADSDTAFECVRQFLEPACVIVKHANPCGVAVGADTLEAYDKAYRTDPTSAFGGIIAFNRPLTAANAHAILDRQFVEVIIAPDADADALEICSRKENVRVLVTGAPAANTGQLEYRSVNGGLLVQTRDEGMVTRKDLKIVTRRQPTPRELDDLLFAWQVCKYVKSNAIVYARDRMTVGVGAGQMSRVVSSRIAAMKAKDEGLDVAGAIMASDAFFPFRDGLDVAAEFGIEAVIQPGGSMRDNEVIAAADEHGMAMVLTGMRHFRH; translated from the coding sequence GTGACCACACCCATACGCCGCGCTCTCCTGAGTGTCTCCGACAAGAACGGCCTGCTCGAATTCGCCCGCTCGCTGCATGAACGCGGCGTCACGATCCTGTCCACGGGCGGCACCGCCAGCCTGCTCGAGAGCAACGGCATTCCCGTCACCCAGGTATCCAGTCATACCGGCTTTCCCGAGATCATGGACGGCCGCGTCAAGACGCTGCACCCCAGGATCCATGGCGGACTGCTGGGACGACGCCGGATCGACGCGGAGATCATGCGCGAGCATGACATCGAACCGATCGATCTGCTGGTCGTGAATCTGTATCCGTTCGCGGCCACCATCGCGCGGCCCGGTTGCTCCTTCGAGGAGGCGATCGAGAACATCGATATCGGCGGTCCGGCAATGGTGCGTGCCGCAGCCAAGAATCATGACCGCGTCACCGTGGTCGTCGATCCCGGCGACTACGCCGGGGTGCTGGACGAACTGACGCACAACGGCGAGGTGTCCCTGGCCAGCCGCAAGCGTCTGGCGGCAAAGGCGTTCGCCCATACCGCGAATTACGACACTACGGTATCGGACTATCTGCAGCGTGCCCTGCAAGCGGACGGCGCCGGCAGTGCAAGCGAGTTTCCAGCGGTCCTGACGCTGGGCTTCGACAAGCGCATCGATCTGCGCTACGGCGAAAACCCGCACCAGGCGGCAGCGTTCTATGCCACTCGCCCGGCCAGCGGCGCGCAGACGCCGGGCACCGGTGTCGGCAGCGCCCGGCAGCTGCAGGGCAAGGCGCTCTCGTACAACAACATTGCCGACAGCGACACCGCCTTCGAATGCGTGCGCCAATTTCTGGAGCCTGCCTGCGTCATCGTCAAACACGCCAACCCCTGCGGCGTCGCCGTGGGTGCCGATACCCTCGAAGCCTATGACAAGGCGTATCGTACCGATCCGACCTCGGCCTTCGGCGGCATCATTGCTTTCAATCGTCCCCTGACCGCGGCAAACGCGCACGCCATCCTGGATCGCCAGTTCGTCGAGGTGATCATTGCGCCGGACGCCGATGCCGACGCCCTGGAAATCTGCTCGCGCAAGGAGAATGTTCGTGTACTGGTCACCGGCGCTCCGGCTGCGAACACCGGGCAGCTCGAATATCGCAGCGTGAACGGAGGACTGCTGGTGCAGACGCGCGATGAGGGCATGGTGACGAGGAAGGATCTCAAGATCGTCACCCGGCGCCAGCCGACACCGCGCGAACTCGACGACCTGCTGTTCGCCTGGCAGGTCTGCAAATATGTCAAATCAAATGCCATCGTCTATGCCAGGGATCGCATGACCGTCGGCGTCGGCGCCGGCCAGATGAGCCGCGTCGTTTCCAGCCGCATCGCCGCCATGAAGGCCAAGGATGAGGGGCTGGACGTTGCCGGCGCGATCATGGCCTCGGATGCCTTCTTTCCCTTCCGCGACGGACTGGATGTGGCCGCCGAGTTCGGCATCGAGGCGGTCATCCAGCCCGGCGGTTCCATGCGCGACAACGAGGTGATCGCGGCGGCCGATGAGCACGGCATGGCCATGGTACTGACCGGCATGCGCCACTTCCGGCATTGA